GGCGCATCCTTGCGGTGGAGGATGACTCAGTGTTGTTGAAGCCGGAAATCCCCGTGAAAAAGGGTATGAAAGCCAAACAAGGCGAACCCGAAAAGTTGCTGTTTACAACCATTCGCCGCGGCGTGGTGGAGATTGAGTTTGCTCGCCTGGATGAGGCCGAGCTTGATTTGGAATTTGAGGCGGCCGGCGGCGACGCGGCCGATGGAGAGGATAGCTGAGCATGGATATCGATATGAGCGCGCTGAGAGTACTGGAGCGTGAACGCGAGATCCCGTTGGATCTGCTGATCCCCACCATCGAGCAGGCACTGCTGATGGCCTACCACAAGTCACCGGGTGCCTTTGAGCAGGCGCGTGCCGAGCTTGACCGGAAAAACGGCCATGTCACCATTTGGGCAGTCGAAATTGATGACGACGGCGCGCAGATCGGCGAGTTTGATGACACGCCGGCAGGATTTGGTCGCATCGCCGCCAGCACGGCACGCCAGATCATCTTGCAGCGCCTGCGCGACGCCGAGGATGAAATCGTCCTCGGAGAATTCAAGGGCAAGGAAGGCGAACTTGTCGCCGGACAGATCCAGCAGGGCAACAACCCGAACATGATCCAGGTCAACCTAGGCGCTGTTGAAGGCGTGCTGCCTCCCAATGAGCAGGTCCCCGGCGAGAACTACCGCCACGGCAACCGGCTGCGTTCCTTTGTAGTTGAGGTACGCCGTGGGCTCAAGGGCCCCTCCATCACCCTTTCACGCTCGCACCCGGGACTTGTCCGTAAACTCTTCGAGATGGAAGTTCCGGAAATTGCCGACGGCACGGTCGAAATCGTCGCCCTGGCCCGTGAAGCCGGCCACCGCACCAAGATGGCTGTCGTGGCACACAAGCCCGGCGTCAACGCTAAGGGTGCGTGCATCGGCGAGATGGGTTCACGAGTCCGTGCCGTCATGACAGAGCTCAACGACGAAAAGATCGACATCGTTGACTTCAGTGAAGATCCGGCAGCTTTCATTGCTAGTTCACTCTCACCCTCGAAAGTGATTTCAGTCACTATCGTAGATGGGGACTTGCGTTCGGCCAGGGTGGTTGTGCCCGATTATCAGCTATCTTTGGCCATTGGCAAGGAAGGCCAGAACGCCCGGTTGGCTGCCAAGCTCACCGGATGGCGCATCGACATCGTCTCCGACGCCGCCGCCGAATAGCTAAGCGGCACGTCAAGGCGGTAGAATGAAAGTGATCGAGCCTAAGGGCTGCGTGTAACTAATTTTCGTAAGGCACCGCACAGTTGCTAAAGATTGAAGTTGAAGCGGGAAATGAAACCCTCGCATCGCCAAGCTCTGTGCGTACCTGCATTGGTTGCAAGCGAACTGCCGCTCGGGAACATCTAGTACGGCTTGTGCGATCAGCCAGCGAAACCGGTGAACCGGAAGCGCTGGTTGATTTACGACGTCGTATGCCTGGCCGGGGAGCATGGCTGCACCCCAGCCCTGACTGTTTGCAGCTGGCGATCAAACGCCGCGCCATTGTTCGAGCCCTTCCGGGTGTGGGCAATGTTAGCGATGTGGAATCGCAGCTTGCGGAGCTGTCATGCGAAGGCACCTGAAAAATACGAACCGACATTGTCCCTTTGTGAAAGCGGGTCAGAAAACCGATGGAAACCCGATGAGTACCCAGCGATGAGTGCCCAAAAATGAGCATCAACATGCTCTTTCACGCCGCCCATTCCGACATGGAATGTTGCAGTAAGAATTAAGCGGTTCGTACCTGTCCGGTGCGGGCCGAGACAGGAGAAATGTGGCCAAGGCCCGCGTCCACGAGCTTGCAAAAGAGCTCGGTATCACCTCAAAAGAAGCAGTTAGCAAACTCCAGGAACTCGGCGAATTCGTTCGTTCGGCTTCCTCCACCATTGAGGCCCCCGTCGTGAAGAAGCTTCGCGACGCATTCCCCGGTGCCCCTGCGGCACCCGCATCCACACCTAGCCCTGCCGCACCGGCAAGCCCGGCCAAGGCGAAGACCGTAACGGCACCAACGCCTGCTGCGACCGCGCCTGAGAATCCCGCTGCAGCGGAAAAGACCACTGCGGCCCGGGCAGCAGTTCCCGGTCCCAAGGCAGCAACGCCTGCCAAGCCCGGCCTCAAGCCGGCACCGGCCGCAGCGGTTGCCGAAGCTCCGGCAGCGCCGGCACCTGTTGCTGCTGCTCCGGCTGCGCCTGCCCCGAAGGCTGCGCCGAGCGCCGGCGGTCCCCGCCCCGGCAACAACCCCTTCGCTTCCTCTCAGGGCATGCCGCGATCCGGGCGCCCCGAGCGTGGCGAAAACCGTAGTGAGAACCGTACCGACGCCCCTCGTCCCCCGCGCCCCGCAGGCGCTGGGGCAGGTGCCCCCCGGCCCGGCAATAACCCGTTTGCCCCGTCGCAGGGCATGCCGCGTCCCGGTGCCCCGCGCAGTGCTGAAGCTGGCACTGGCGGTCCCCGCCCCGGTGGCCCGCGCCCCGGAGCGCCCCGTCCGGGTGCCCCGCGTCCAGCAGGCGCCCCCGGTGCTGGTG
This region of Arthrobacter alpinus genomic DNA includes:
- the nusA gene encoding transcription termination factor NusA — translated: MDIDMSALRVLEREREIPLDLLIPTIEQALLMAYHKSPGAFEQARAELDRKNGHVTIWAVEIDDDGAQIGEFDDTPAGFGRIAASTARQIILQRLRDAEDEIVLGEFKGKEGELVAGQIQQGNNPNMIQVNLGAVEGVLPPNEQVPGENYRHGNRLRSFVVEVRRGLKGPSITLSRSHPGLVRKLFEMEVPEIADGTVEIVALAREAGHRTKMAVVAHKPGVNAKGACIGEMGSRVRAVMTELNDEKIDIVDFSEDPAAFIASSLSPSKVISVTIVDGDLRSARVVVPDYQLSLAIGKEGQNARLAAKLTGWRIDIVSDAAAE
- a CDS encoding YlxR family protein, encoding MRSASETGEPEALVDLRRRMPGRGAWLHPSPDCLQLAIKRRAIVRALPGVGNVSDVESQLAELSCEGT